A single genomic interval of Syntrophobotulus glycolicus DSM 8271 harbors:
- a CDS encoding ParA family protein, translating to MARIVAIVNQKGGVAKTTTAVNLASSLVERGSKVLLIDLDPQGNATSGCGVMKHRLSRCIYDVIINDEDIRNVILDTELKKMKVAPARIELAGAEIELVSLSQRESRLGQAVKEIQNEFDFILIDCPPSLGLLTLNALCAATDVLIPIQCEYYALEGLSLLMNTLDKVRKSLNRELEVLGVLLTMFDARTNLSIQVVDEVKRYFRDKVFRTIIPRNVRLSEAPSHGQPIILYDTKSRGAEVYRDLAEEVLERV from the coding sequence TTGGCCAGAATTGTAGCCATTGTCAACCAGAAGGGAGGCGTGGCAAAAACAACTACCGCTGTCAATCTTGCCTCCAGCTTGGTAGAGAGAGGAAGTAAGGTCCTTTTAATTGACTTGGACCCTCAGGGCAATGCTACCAGCGGCTGTGGGGTGATGAAGCACAGGCTTTCCCGTTGTATATATGATGTGATTATTAATGATGAGGATATCCGCAATGTGATTTTGGATACCGAGCTGAAGAAAATGAAAGTTGCTCCGGCCAGGATAGAGCTTGCCGGAGCGGAAATAGAATTGGTATCTTTGTCTCAGCGGGAAAGCAGACTGGGACAAGCTGTTAAGGAAATACAAAATGAATTTGATTTTATTTTGATTGATTGTCCGCCTTCTTTAGGACTTTTAACTTTGAATGCTTTGTGTGCGGCGACTGACGTTCTGATTCCCATCCAGTGTGAGTATTATGCTCTGGAAGGGTTGAGCTTATTAATGAATACACTGGACAAAGTCAGGAAATCTTTGAACCGGGAATTGGAGGTTTTGGGAGTTTTACTGACGATGTTTGATGCCAGAACCAATTTATCGATTCAAGTTGTTGATGAAGTTAAGCGCTATTTTAGAGATAAGGTATTCAGGACAATTATTCCAAGAAACGTAAGATTGAGTGAAGCGCCAAGTCATGGTCAGCCTATTATTCTATACGATACGAAATCTCGTGGAGCGGAGGTATACAGGGATTTGGCTGAGGAGGTGTTGGAGCGTGTCTAG
- the yyaC gene encoding spore protease YyaC, which translates to MALSLFRENIHLRAHYEDRDGLLKIQTKLRQHLILSSNRPAVVLCIGTDRSTGDSLGPLTGTKLSQRHISGLNVLGTLDHPIHAENLVETLAKVNDIYCNPYIIALDACLGRLDSIGYITLEERPLKPGSAVKKKLPEVGEIHLTGIVNLNGFMEYMVLQNTRLNIVWKLSDILSSILANTFLSLP; encoded by the coding sequence TTGGCTCTTTCTTTATTTCGTGAAAATATACATTTAAGAGCGCACTATGAGGATCGAGACGGCTTATTAAAAATTCAAACTAAACTCAGACAACATCTCATATTGTCTTCAAATCGCCCTGCTGTCGTGCTTTGCATAGGGACAGACCGTTCAACCGGCGATTCCCTGGGTCCTCTGACCGGCACGAAACTTTCCCAACGGCATATTTCCGGCTTAAATGTTTTAGGAACACTGGATCATCCCATTCATGCTGAAAACCTTGTTGAAACCCTTGCTAAAGTCAATGACATTTACTGTAACCCGTATATTATCGCTCTTGATGCCTGTTTAGGCCGGTTGGATTCCATAGGTTACATTACCCTTGAAGAAAGACCCTTAAAACCTGGCAGCGCGGTGAAAAAAAAACTGCCGGAAGTTGGGGAAATCCACCTCACCGGCATCGTTAATCTCAATGGTTTTATGGAATATATGGTTCTCCAGAATACCAGATTGAATATCGTCTGGAAACTTTCTGATATTCTTAGCTCCATCCTGGCAAATACTTTCTTAAGTTTGCCGTAA
- a CDS encoding DUF4446 family protein: MLQTDLSSLMLFVSGAAILLAMIAIIINILLRSKMRKFQDAYISLQKMVSGNDLEQLLQANLNEVRKISELTSKHEKRLGAAEDKLRQGVDGIGVVRFNSFENMGSDLSFSVALLNQEGTGLILTGIHSREECRIYAKAIEQGQTKAKMMDEEKEAVQLAMETIKI; encoded by the coding sequence TTGCTGCAGACAGATCTTTCTTCTCTAATGCTTTTTGTTTCCGGGGCGGCAATACTTTTAGCAATGATCGCGATAATCATCAATATCTTACTTCGTTCAAAGATGAGAAAATTCCAGGATGCTTATATTAGTTTGCAAAAGATGGTCTCCGGCAATGATTTAGAACAACTACTTCAAGCCAACTTAAATGAAGTAAGAAAAATAAGTGAACTGACTTCCAAACATGAAAAGCGTTTAGGAGCAGCAGAAGATAAGCTTCGGCAGGGAGTAGACGGAATAGGGGTGGTGCGCTTTAATTCTTTTGAGAATATGGGATCCGATTTAAGTTTTTCAGTTGCTCTTCTTAATCAGGAAGGAACAGGTCTTATCCTGACCGGTATTCATAGCAGAGAAGAGTGCAGAATATATGCAAAGGCAATAGAACAAGGCCAAACTAAAGCGAAAATGATGGACGAGGAAAAAGAAGCCGTTCAATTAGCTATGGAAACCATAAAAATATGA
- a CDS encoding ParB/RepB/Spo0J family partition protein, giving the protein MSRKGLGKGLGALIVERDNTNGEIKEILLRDLVPNPNQPRKEFDQEKLQELADSIREHGLIQPVLVKPHEGKYCIIAGERRFRASQLLGLDRISCIVRECSDQDMTEKALIENIQRTDLSPIEEGLAYARLMNDYGLTQDQVAKKVGKGRPTVANLLRIIQLPQEVLLLLSNADLSLGHAKVLLGVEDSSKQIELARTVVEDALSVRQLEMIIAGKILNEETTSEGDPDSFRNAKKKPQRVFQHSELKDIQEKLHGTFQTKVKIVGNDKRGKIEIEYYSKDELDRLLELWRIETS; this is encoded by the coding sequence GTGTCTAGAAAAGGTTTAGGCAAAGGTCTGGGGGCTTTAATTGTAGAGAGGGATAATACCAATGGTGAAATAAAGGAAATACTGCTAAGGGATCTTGTTCCGAATCCCAATCAGCCGCGTAAAGAGTTTGATCAGGAAAAATTGCAGGAGCTGGCAGATTCTATCAGGGAGCACGGACTGATTCAGCCCGTCCTGGTCAAGCCTCATGAGGGGAAATATTGCATTATTGCCGGGGAGAGACGGTTCCGGGCCTCTCAACTGCTTGGGCTGGATCGAATCAGCTGTATCGTGCGGGAATGTTCGGATCAGGATATGACGGAGAAGGCCTTGATTGAAAATATTCAGCGTACAGACCTTTCTCCTATTGAAGAAGGTTTGGCGTATGCCCGCCTGATGAATGACTATGGTCTGACCCAGGATCAGGTAGCAAAAAAAGTTGGTAAAGGCAGGCCGACAGTAGCAAATCTGCTCAGAATCATCCAGCTTCCCCAAGAAGTATTGCTTCTATTGAGTAACGCAGACCTTTCCCTGGGACATGCCAAGGTGCTTCTGGGAGTTGAGGATTCTTCAAAACAAATAGAACTGGCCAGGACGGTTGTTGAAGATGCTTTATCAGTGCGGCAATTGGAAATGATTATTGCCGGGAAAATCTTAAATGAGGAAACGACATCTGAAGGAGATCCGGATTCGTTTAGAAATGCAAAAAAGAAACCGCAGAGGGTCTTTCAGCATAGCGAGCTTAAGGATATACAGGAAAAATTGCATGGGACATTTCAGACTAAAGTGAAAATAGTTGGAAATGATAAGCGTGGGAAAATAGAAATTGAATACTACTCTAAAGATGAGCTGGATAGATTATTGGAGCTTTGGCGTATTGAAACGAGTTAA